The genomic DNA GCTGGGGCCATTCGCCATCTCGCGGATCAGATCCCAGTCCTCTGCCGGGATCAGCCCAATCGCTACCGCTTCCGCGCCACCCTCAAGAAATCCGAGCCGGTGCTTCTGGCAGAACAAGCTGACCCGGAGGTACGAGCCGAACAGGCGGTCGGCCTCTGCTTCGAGGGCCTGGCGCGCAGGGGTGGGGTGGTTCGTCATGGCAACGGAATGCTGCCAAGTCCGCATGTTGCGACGCAACAGAAAACCGCCCGAGGACAGTGCCCCGGGCGGTGAAGTCGGGTAGTTTAGGGATGGACGAAGCCTAGACGTATTGGGTGCATCGCAGCAAGATCGGATGACGCAACCGGGGTCGCCAGGATCTGACCTATGCCGAGCTTCCGATTGGTGCCTCTCCCGTCCCTCCTTGATGACCCGGACTGGCGTGCCAGCACCAGGCAAGGGATAGTCAGGATCGTGGCGAGTGATGAAGAGCAAGCCCGGGCAAAAGTCTCCGAGGTGCTGGCCACTGCGGCCAAGCCTGGCAAGCCCGGTGAGCGGGTTCCGACTTCACCATGGGAGCAGCCACGGCTGGTGGGGGTGATCCGTCTGGAAGATGGAGAACCCTTCCTGGAAGACGAGATCTTCCTGGCGCCGGAGGCCTGAACGCAAAAACCGCCCGGAGCCGAAGCCCCGAGCGGTTTGCTGTAACCCAGAACGGCTACCCTTTATGTCGCCGCCTGGAATGGACGCGGCCCTTTCGGGTTTGCCCGCTATCCAATGACGACCTGAGCGTACTTCCAAGCGTCTCGAAAGACCCAAGGAGCAGAGGCCCAGGCCCACACTCTGCACCCTCATCCAAGCCGCATGCCCGGTGAGACAGAGCTCGGGGTGTTCTCCCCGATGGAGAAATCCCCGACAGCATGCTGAGCGGGGGTGCCAAGGACATAGACGGGAGACCCGCTTAGGTCCCTGGCGTTGCAACTGTCGCTGCGGGCCGGTGGGATTTGAACCCACGGCAGGGCGGTTTTCCGCGGTCCTACCCTGCTCCCGTGCACGGGTGGCATAAGCCCCTCGCCCACGGCCCGCAGACCCGCAAACCTAGCAAAATCCGTGCGCTAGGGCAAGGAAATCGTCCCTACGGAAACGCCTTCTCAGCAGCCGCGATCGCGCTCTCAGCCGTGGCGCCCAGCAGCACCAGACGCTCAGCCTCACGGCGGCGCTGGAGCCCTTTCAACACCTTTCCGCCCGCCTTGTTCCACCATGTCAGGGCCTCGCCGGCACCCTTGAGGTCGCCGTTCCGCAGGCGCGTCGCCGCCGTGCTGTTCTCGGCTGCTGTCACGCCCGCATTGTAGGCGAAGCTCAGGAAGGCGGCGTGCGGCCCTTCCCCACATCCCACCGGCAGGAACGCCCGCACTTTTCGGTCGAAGTCCGCCAGCCAGTAGGCAAAGAGCGCGTCGGCCCGCTTCTGGGAGATCGGGCCGTCCGTCATCTTCACGGCGGCGCCGTTCTCGAACCGGGTGTTGCCCCAGCCGATGGTCACGATCCCCACTGCGTCGCGGTAGGGCGCGATCCGGCCATCCGCCAGTTTCCGAGCGCAACTCTCATAGTGGTGCAGCAGCTCCACGGCGGAGGCCGGGACACTCAGGGTCTCGCTCATGGGGGCTCCAGGCAAAGGAAAGGGCGCCATCTCCGACCGGATGGCGCCCTGGGGTCTGATGAGTGTTTGATGAGCCCTACAGCCTGTAGGGCGGCGTCAATTCCGTCGTCCGATCGGACCTACCTCAGCCCTCCGACGGCCAACCCCGCTGGACGGGGCGGATGCGCGGTGGCGTCATTGGCCCGCCACCGGCACAGCCGCCTTCGCCTTGGCCAGCGCGTCCGTCACCGCAGCCGCCGCCATGGTCTCCAGCGTCTGGGTGCTGGGGCCGAGCTTCTCCAGGGTTTCCGGGATGCTCTTGGCCGCGTAGCCGACCGCAGCCGTTACGGCCGACCGGTCCGTCATGCCGGCCAGGAGCGCGGCCTTGGCCCCGCGGGCGATCACGCCCAGCAGGAGCTCCATGTCGCGCTGGTGCGTCCCGCTCTGGAGGAAGTCTCGCAGCGGGCCGGGCACCTTGGTCACCAGCCAGGCGCCAATCACGCCGATGACCGCCAGCAGGACGGGCATGACGATCTGCGCCACCACGGCATCGCCGATGGCAGTCCAGTCCATAGGGTGTCTCCTTGGGATGCCGGTTTCCGACCGGCGGCGGGTTACTCCCCTGGCTGCCGAGAGAGCGGCTCTTCCAGGGCGGGCAGCGGCGGCAGGAGGTCGTCTTTGGTGCCGCCGAGCGCTACGATCCGGCCGTTGGCCGTGATCCGCAGGTCATGACAGATGCCGAACCAGGCATGGGCCAGCCCCCAGCCGCGGTTGCCGCGCTCGCGCTCCTCTTCCAGTTCCCCGTCCATGCGGACGAGTTCCCGGTCCTGGCGGCTGTCCAGCCGGGCGTCGCGGGCGGTGCGGCTGTCAGCCGTCGTCTTCCACGTCGTGGCCAGCCAGATCAGGCCGGCCGACAGAGCGGGTATCCAGATCCAGCGCCACGCGTCGGGGCCAAACCATTCGTTCATGCTCCACGCTTTCCCCTCGCACGCCAGACCGACAGAAGGTTGGCCGCCGCGAAGCCGCTGTACGGCGCGATGGCCAGAGGCAACGCCTCGCCCGAGTTCTGGGCGATGCTGAGCGTCAGGCTGATCCAGAAGAAGGCGCCCATGACGGCCACGCCCCAGCGCAGGTAGCCCCACTCGCGGATCAGCGCGTAGGTCTTCATGACGCCCAGCAGCAGCGCGAACAGGGCCCAGAACCCCCAGTTGTCGAGGTCGAGCGCCATGCTGACGATGCCCAGCGCGACGAAGGAGCCCATGACGCCCAGGGACACCCGCCCCTCGTGCCGCTCGCCCTCCCACCAGAGCCGGAGCGATGCCCAGATGCCGGGTACCGCGAACGCGATCACCCAGCCCTCGGGGCACGGCATGTCCCGGAAGCCGCTCATCGACGGGCGCCCTTCCAGCGCGGCCTGGGACACCGACGCCAGCACGCCCACGCCGAAGGTGACGCAGGCGGCCAGCAGCTCCATCAGGTAGCGGTCCCGGCTCAGGATGCCGGCCAGGAAGGCCGCGATGTTGCGCACCACGCGCGGTGTGCTCATCACCCCCTCCCCTGGCTCTCGGAGGCGGCGGTCATCAGGCTGCCCGCAGGGACACGGGGCCGAACTCGATGGACCCAGTCAACGGCACGGCCGCCTGATCCATGGTGGTGCTGATGATCACCTGGAGGCTGCGCGTCCCGGAGCCGCTATAAGCGCGCACCGCGATATTCTCCCCGCAGATGCATCCCTCGTAGCCCTCGCGCAGCGTCCCGGCACCACTGTTGGGAGCCGACTGGTTGTACTGGAAGGCGCTGGCGCCATCGTTCTCGGTGATCCGGACGAACGGCCCCCGCATGTTCCCGGGGCTCACGATCCGGTAGGGCACTAGCAGCCGGTAATTCCCGGCCGGAAGCGCATTGTCGAGCGTCATGGTCCGGTTCAGCCAGATGTTCGAGCCAGCGCCTCCCGTGTAGAGCAGATTGCTGAAATCGAACCGCTGGCTCGGCAGCACCTGCCCCGTCTTGCTGGTGTAGCTCGCCTTCGAGGCAACGACGGAGCCTGAGGCATAGGTCGCCCCGGAGCCCGCCACCAACTGCGCCTGCCAGCCGTCCGCGATGGAGCCGCTGACATTGGCACCCTTGCCGCCAGCCGTGCCGGCCAGCACGCCGTTGGTGATCAGGTTTCCCGTATCGTCGGCAACGATCGGGCTAGGCGTGCTGAGCAGCGGATAGACCTCGGCGGCACCTGCCTTCGACATGAAGTAGGTGCCGCACCACACCGGATGCACGCCGTCCGCCATCGACCAGGAGTAGCTCTCCCGATCCATGCCGGGATCGGCCAGGAGGGGACGGGTATCGATGGAGCGGAAGTTTGGCCGCCGGCCATTCTGTGCGAGGCGCCACGCGGCGACCTGATCGATCAGGTTCTTGCGCGCCGTGATGTCGGCGGCGGTAAAGCTGCCACTCCATCCGCCCTGCGCCGTGATGCGCCAGGGCTGGATCATGTCGAGGACGCCGAGCCCCGCCGCCGCGGCCAAATCCCAGATCTGCTGTAGACCGGAGATCTGATCCGCGAACGGCGTCGGATTGCCAGCCATCCCCTCGTCATTCTTGCCCACCGGGATCACCAGCAGCTTCACGCCGCGCGCCTGCGCCTCGGAGATGATCGTCGGCATCCGGGCCAGTACCTGCGCAATGTTCTGCCCGGCGATGCCCCAATTCTCGGTCGCCGGATCGTTCCTGATCCGGCCCATCAGCAGATCGGTGATGCCCTGCGTATAAGCCTGGGAAATCGTTCGGCTCGTGGCGGTCGTCTGGTAGTGCCCGAAGTCGGTGTAGCTGTCGCCCACGTAACCGATGCGAGCGTTCAGCGGGAGTGGCAGGAGGCCACCCCCCACCAGCCCCGCGCCGACGGCATCTAACCCCTGCCCTCGCGCACGACGGTGCATGTCAGCACGATATTTGCGGAACGCATCAACTCGGGCCATTGCGTGGTCCTCTGGGAAGCGCGCAACGCCCAGCGGCGCCGGACCTGTGGCCGTCGCTGGGGTGCGCTCAGATTGTCGAAGGGTTGGAGGGCTGGGATCAGCTCGCGCTGACGACGTTGCCCCAGGTGATGCGGCGCCAGACGCCCGCGATGGCCGCCGCCAGGCAGGGGTTCCCGCCGTCGCCGTTGGAGCAGTAGACGATGGCCGGCGTGGCGTAGTCGGTCGCCGGAGGCAGATCGGCCACGGCGTAGCCCGCCACCTGGAGGGGCTGGAAGACCTGCGCCCTGCTCTCGCTCAGGCGCAGCGCAACCCGATAGGTGCCGCTGGCCAGCACGCCCACGTCCAGGCGGCCCTTCTCGGCCCCAGCCGTGATGCCGTCCGCGACCGCCGTGATGCCGGCATACTGGACCGTCGCCGCGCCGCCCTGGTTCGACGCCTGGAAGCCCAGGATGCCCACCGCCGACGCCGCGGCGATGCTCGGGTCCTGGCGCACCGGATAGATCGCCTGGGCCACTGCGCTAGCGCCCACGCCACCCACCTGCAAAGCGGCACCGGGGTTGTTGGTGCCGTCCCCGGCCAACGTCATGGACGGGGTGTTGCCCCCGCCGACCGACAGGACCGCGACGGTCGCGCCATCCGTGGCGCGGGTCAGGTCCAGGCGCGAGCCATTGCCCGAGCCGAACCCCCGTGCGCCCAGGATCGTCCGGCCGTCTGGGTTGAGTTCCATCCGGCGGCGCGTGCCGCCCGTCCCGACCTCATCGAAGACAGTGGACGCCGCCGTGTAGCGGCTGTTGCCCGCGCTGGAAGCCTGCCCCTGCCGGAACAGCTTCGCATAGCTCGCCGCCGACTGCGCGGTGACGCCCCCGAAGGAACCGCCCGCCAGCCGGAAAGCCGTGGCCGCGTCGGCGATATAGGCGTTGCACCCCGCCGCCTCGACGCCCTCCAGCTCCAGGCTGCCGCCCAGGATCTGGATGTTCTGGGCATTCGCGACCTGCGTCCCGCCGAGGAGCCCGCCGCTCGCCACGACGCGCCCGCCGTTCGTCGGGCGGTGCTTGATGGCGGTGTGGTAGGAGCTGGTGGAGATGCCGCGCACCGAGCACCAGTAGACCCCGCCGTTCCAGTCGAAGCCCACCCCTTCCGTGTCCTGCACGTCCAGGTGGTCATCGAACGCCACCCCTAGCAGCGCCATCCCCACCACCGCGTCATGGGCGTAGAAACCGCGGTCGAAGGCATAGCCGAAGCTGCCGATCAGGGTGCCCCAGTCGATGCTCTCGAAGGCGAAGCACGTGCCGCTCCGCCGGTTCCCCCAGACGATCACCTGGGGCGTGGCGCCGAACACCGGGGCACCGGAGAAGGCCGTGCCGGCCAACTCGATCCAGTAGGTGGAGACGGCCGAGATGGTCTTCCGGCCCGCAGCGCCGGGGACACCGGAGATGTCCCGGATGTTCACCCGGTCCCCAGGCTGGAGCCCGTGCGCCTGGGCCGTGGTCAGGCGGATCACATTGCCCGTGCCGGCGGCGCAGGCGGTCACGTCGAAGCGCCCCATGGCCGCCACCGTGTTGCCGGTCAGGTAGGGCCAGAAGTGGATGTTCTCGAAGCGCGGCACGTCGTAGCAGCGCCGGATGAGGGTGCCGTTCCGGCAGTCGCCATAGACATCCCGGATCGTGATCCGGTTGTTGAAGTCGCTGTAGATGCCCAGGTCGAAGCCCAGGATGAACATGTTCAGCACCTTGGCGTCGGCCGCGATATTCGCATTGGTCCCCGTCAGGAAGCCGGAGCCATAGGCGTTCGACCCGTAGTTCACGGCGTCGCCCAACACGATCGCCGTGCCCGTCATCTCATCCTGGATGCGGAAGCAGTCGCGCAGGGTCGTCGGCTTGAAAAGACCCTTCCGCAGCACAGCGAAGCCAGTCACCACGGCGTGCCGCATCAGCCGGATGGGGTTGGCCGGGTTCAGGATGATGGCCGGCGCGATGTCGGAATAGTCCGCGCCCTGCATCTGCCCGCCGCCGCGCCAGGGGCCGAGCAGCGCCACGCCGTCCCGGACCACGAGGTCCCCGCCCTCGACCAGATACCGCTTCGTCAGCAGGATCTCGCCGCCGCCGCGGACGTACACGGCGTCGATCGCCGCCTGGAGCGCCGCGCGGTCGTTGGCCACGCCATCGCCCACCGCGCCGAACTGACCTGGGTCAACCCAGTCGAGGATGCCACCCGGCAGCAGCACCTCATCCAGCGCCAGGCGACCGCCGAAGCTGCCGTCCGGCCCTTCGCCATCGGCCGCCTGTCCGGTATCCTCCATCACCCGCTTGGCGAGGATGTTGTCCATCAGCAGATTGCCCGTGCCGCCACGCGCGACGTTCTGTTCGTCGGCGTGCAGACGCACCTGGGCACCGCGGCCCCGTGGGTAAGCCATGGTTTCCTGGTCCTCGAATTGTCGGGGTTGAGTGGTGCCGCTACCGCAGCAGGGAGTTACGAGGCGCGGCCTGGGGACGGCCGCCGAGCAACGGGTTCTCCCGCCCGCTCCGCGAATTCCCCTGGGCCGAGACCTGACGGGCGCCGCCCCGGATCACCGCCGCCCGGACGGCATCTCCGGCGCGCTCGGCCATGTCCTTATCCACGTAGCCCATGGCCCTGCGGATGCTGGCCGGGCTGGCACGGCTGAGCATGTCCGCCGCCAGCTTCGGGTCCAGCATCGCCTCGCGCAGCAGGTCGCGCATCAGCATCTCCGGCTGGGCATAGACCAGCTTCTGGAGGACGCCGAAGCCTGAGCCCAGGGCCTGCGCGATCGCGTTGTTCGGGTCGATGGTCCCATTGCTCATCCGGGCGATGAAGTTGCCCGTGCTGAGGTTCTGGTAGGTGTTCGAGCCAGCCGCCTTGCCGGCTGAGGCGGGGAAGGCGGAACTCGCCATGTCGTCCGCCACCGCCCGCATCCGCGCCAGATCAGCCTCGCCGAACAGCTCCCGGGCCGCTCCGCCGTTGTCCCGGAAGAACCGCTGTGCCATCGCGGGCGACAGCCGGAACTCGCCCTGGGCGTCCAGGGTCGTGGTGGTGGCCTTGCGGAGCCATTCGTCCAGGTACGCGCGCCGCAGCCCCGCCACGGCCTGCGGATCGTTCCCGACCAGCCGCCGGAGTTCCCGGATACCGGACACGGGGTCGCCGGACGCGAGCACACCGCGCATAGCCCGGTCAGGCTCACGGCCCAGGAAGTACCGCGCCGCCCCCGTCTCGATCTCCTTCATCGAGGCCTTGCGCAGGCCCGCCACCCGATCGACCGTCGCCGCGGCCTCGCCCACCGACGCCATGCTGCGACGCAGTTCCGGCAGTTCGGCCAGCACCGCCTCGTGCCGCTGCATCCACGCGCGCCAACGGGTGGGGTCGAGCGTGCCGTCCGGACGGGCCGCATAGTCCCGCAGCGAGGTGGCCGCATAACCCTCCAGCGCCCGGGACGCCACCGACCGGTCCCCGGCGGCCTCCAACACCTGCCGGATGTTCTCCGGGGTGGAATTCGGCCCGAAGAACACGCCCGGCACCTGACTGGCCGGCGTGACCGGCTGCCCCATGCGGGTGTCCAGCACCCGCCGCGTGGCGCCCCGGTCATACAGCCGCCCCTGCTCGGCACGGGCCTGCTGCGCGGCCCGCCAGGCCTCGGCTTGCTCCGGGGTGAACGCGTTCTCGATCGGCGCGAACCGCTCCGGCACCTCGGCGCCGGCAGCCGGGCCGTTCTCCGGCGTCGCGTGGAGGCTGCGCAAGGTGGCGTCGGGGTCGTTGCGGACGAACTGCCCGCCCCGCGCCTCCACCTCCCGCGCCAAGTCGTCAGCCGCCGTCGCGCCAGCGCCGCGCGACGCGCGCACGTCGCCGCCCGGATAGCGAAACTCGGCTCCCCGAAGCTCCGCCTCGATGGCATCGATCAGGGCGGCGCCGGAGGTGCCGGTGGGTCCCGACATGTGCGCCGGGTTGCCCTCCAGATACCCCTCGCGGAACGCCCGCTGCGCCGCTTCGTCCAAGGACATACCCCGGTGGCTCCACAGCCCCGGCATGGTGCGGCTGGTACCGCCCATGACCGCGCCGAGGTCGCCCAGGTCATCCCGAAGACCACCGTTGGCCCGAAGCCACTGCACGAGACTGCGACCGACCGGCGCCGCCTGCGTCGGGTCGTAGAGCCCGCCTGCGTTGAGCTGCGCCGCCACGTCCGGATGCTGGGCAGCACCCTCGCGGGCCGCCTCCGCCTCGATATCCGCCAGACCACGCGGGCGGGACGGCCGGTCGAACGGCTGAGCCGCCCGCTCCGACACGTCATCGATCGCGGCGCGGATCTGGCCGGCCACCGCCTTAACGCGGGGGTCGGGATCGCCGGCCAGCGTGCCCAGCCGGGAGCGCAGGTTCTGCATCGCCCGCCAGGACATCGTGTCGTTGGCGATGTCCTGCACGTCATCCAGGGCGCCACGCAGGGCGGCGGGCGCGGGGCCGGAGAGCGGCCCGAAATACTGCGCCTCGGCTTCCCGCGCCGCTTGCTGGATCGGCCCGAACGGCATCTGCGCGACGCCCTCGGGATCGATCGCCTCGAAGGTCCGCGAGGTGACGGCGCGGGCTTCGTCCCGCCCCTGCGACAGCGTTTCCCGGATCGCCTGCCCGGCCTCTTCCGGGCGGGTGCGGTCGGGAAGCTGGCCCAGGCGATCCCGCAGCCGGGCATCCGCGGCGCCGGCCGTCCGCTCGAACCGCGCTTCCTCCTGCGCCACGCCGGTCCTGACAGCCTGCGCCGCGGCGGCAGCGCCGCCGGCATCCGGCTCGACCGCCGCCAACTCGGCGCGGCGGGCGGCATCCCGGCTGGCATCCCGCAGTGCGAAGGCGTCCGAGGTGGCGGGGTCCATGCCCTGCACCCCGCGCTGGAGCGCCGACAAGCCGCTATCCCGCGCCGCCTCGGCGGTGGTCGGGACACTGCCCGGCACGATGGGGTCAGCGCCTGCCGCCACCCGCGACGGCAGGGTTTCCGGCCTGGCGCTGGAACGCAGCATCAGGTCGTTGACGATGGCCTCGCGACCGCCGCGCGTGAACGGCTGCGCCAGCGCCACCGCACCGCGCCCCGCCATCTGGGCTGCCCCTACCGCGCCGGCACCGGCTGCGCCGCCGACCAGGGCCGCCCCCATCTCCGCAGCGGGGCCGAGATCGTTCTGCCGCGCCACGTCCTGCGCCAGTCCGCCGGCCGCGCCACCGACACCCTGCGCCATGAAGCCGTCCGCCAGGGCGTTCGCCACGATGGGCGCCCGTCCGGCGGCCTGGAGCGCCATGCCGGCGCCCATCGTCGGCAGCGCCGCCACCGCGCCTCGGTTCAGACCGGAGATCGCCTGTTCCGTGGAGTTGGACGGCTCCGGCAGCCCGACAGCGGTCAAGCCGCGGCTCAGCGCCTCGGTCGGGGTCTCCGTACTGTAGCCCAGGGCACGCAGCCCTGCGCGCACCGGATAGCCGGCCGCATCCACGATCATTCCGGGGATGGCAGCCGCGCCCTCGATCACGTCGCGCACGCCCAGGCCGAGCCCGCGCGCCGCCTGCTGTCCGACGCTGGGTTGCGCCTGCGTCGGGGCCGGGAGCGGCTTCCAGTCCTGGCCATCCAGGATCAGTTCCGCCCCGGTCTCCGGATTGCGGGCGCGCGTCGCCGCCACCCACTCGCCGCCGTCATTCAGGCTGAGCCAGTTGCCCTTACCGTCGCTCGCGATCGGCATTTACTGCACCACCTTGAAGCCAGGCGGCAGCGGCGGCACCCCGGAGGGCGCCGAGCCGCCACCCAGCGGATTGGGGACCGTATCGACCTTGCCGTTATTGCCGGGTTTCCCGGCATTTGCCGGCGCGGCGTCGTTCGGGCCGTGCAGGTCGCCGAGGCTGAACCCGGTGGCCTGCTCGATGGCCTCCTTGCCGTAGCCGTCCGCCACAAGGCTGCGCGCCCGGCGGCCCAGGGCACCACGCACGATTTCACCCTGACGTTGGAGGTTCTTGCGGATCGCCTCCGGGCTCATGCCAGGATTGATGTCCGCCTTCTCGAACTCGGCCGCCTCGGTCGCGGTCAGCGCCGCACCGAACAACTGGTTCCGGACCTGGTTCTTGAGGCTCTGGTAGCCGGACCACCAGTCTGCGCGGGGGCTTTCGCCCGGCGTGTTCCGAGCGATGGCGTTCGCCATGTCGCCCAGGGCGCCCATCCGGTAGCCGCCGAAGTCGTTCTGGAAGGAACTGCCCAGCCTCTCCAGTTCACTCAGCCGGCCGCTGTCACCAACCAGGGTGTTGCGAGTTCCGTCCGCCAGCGGGCGCGCGGGCTTTGCGGCCCCCCGCGCCTCCGCCCCCCGCTGCTGCACGGCCGGATCAGCCGGACCACCGGGGATCACCTCCAGCGACGCGCCGTCCTGGCCCCAGCGATACCCTGGGGGCACCCGGGCATCGCGGGCCGCCTGCGTCTGCTGCGCCTGCCACGCCCGGCGATCTGCCGTTTGCTGCGCCTGCCACTGGCGCTGGTTGTCTGCTGCCTCCTGCCGCTCCCGCGCCCGATCGATCGCCTCGGCCTGGCGCTCAAGGGAGCCGGCCGCGCCATCGGCGCCGGCCGCGCGGAGCTGTCCCGCCCGGGCACGAAGCGCGTTCGGGTCGGGCGCCGTGGGGCGCGCAACCGGCGCCGCGTCGTTGCCGGCGGGTGCCGTCGTGCCGATGGGCGTGTCCATATCCCGGCCCGAGACCGGGGTAGCCATGCCGCCCTGCTGCGCCGCACCGGCAACCGCACCGGGAGCGGGTGCCGGCAGCCGGTAGAAGCGGTGGCGCCCGATATCCTGTCCCTCCCCCTGCGCCCAGGATGGCGCCGGACGGCCCAGGGCCGCCTGCGCGGACGGACTGTAGAAGTGGGTCGCGCCGTTGGTCGGGTCGGGCGCCTGGCCGTTCAGCACCGGCCGGACGTTCGCCAGGATCGCCTGGTACTCCGGGGAGCGCGGGTCCAGAGCCTCAAGCTTGGCACGCGTCTGCGGGTTGTTCCAGGGCTCGAACTGGTTCGGCGCGAAGATCACACCGGCCGGGTCGCCACCGCCGGCCCGGTTCCGGATCACCGCCGCCACCGCCTGCTGTCCGG from Roseomonas gilardii includes the following:
- a CDS encoding SGNH/GDSL hydrolase family protein — its product is MGDSYTDFGHYQTTATSRTISQAYTQGITDLLMGRIRNDPATENWGIAGQNIAQVLARMPTIISEAQARGVKLLVIPVGKNDEGMAGNPTPFADQISGLQQIWDLAAAAGLGVLDMIQPWRITAQGGWSGSFTAADITARKNLIDQVAAWRLAQNGRRPNFRSIDTRPLLADPGMDRESYSWSMADGVHPVWCGTYFMSKAGAAEVYPLLSTPSPIVADDTGNLITNGVLAGTAGGKGANVSGSIADGWQAQLVAGSGATYASGSVVASKASYTSKTGQVLPSQRFDFSNLLYTGGAGSNIWLNRTMTLDNALPAGNYRLLVPYRIVSPGNMRGPFVRITENDGASAFQYNQSAPNSGAGTLREGYEGCICGENIAVRAYSGSGTRSLQVIISTTMDQAAVPLTGSIEFGPVSLRAA
- a CDS encoding lysozyme; translated protein: MSETLSVPASAVELLHHYESCARKLADGRIAPYRDAVGIVTIGWGNTRFENGAAVKMTDGPISQKRADALFAYWLADFDRKVRAFLPVGCGEGPHAAFLSFAYNAGVTAAENSTAATRLRNGDLKGAGEALTWWNKAGGKVLKGLQRRREAERLVLLGATAESAIAAAEKAFP
- a CDS encoding cell wall hydrolase, which translates into the protein MATFGTIASPAPNVLFDLSKIDAAASAERRNQLLIQKSQQDQADHEAIRALGPALAQQDKTALGQLAAINPLAAASLGNAWSLQAQREQEARKLRMQQEILSQPLPGMPGSAPAASSAVPATGGKPFVAANLPEGVDAGTDQIVRTVWGEARGEDPAGQQAVAAVIRNRAGGGDPAGVIFAPNQFEPWNNPQTRAKLEALDPRSPEYQAILANVRPVLNGQAPDPTNGATHFYSPSAQAALGRPAPSWAQGEGQDIGRHRFYRLPAPAPGAVAGAAQQGGMATPVSGRDMDTPIGTTAPAGNDAAPVARPTAPDPNALRARAGQLRAAGADGAAGSLERQAEAIDRARERQEAADNQRQWQAQQTADRRAWQAQQTQAARDARVPPGYRWGQDGASLEVIPGGPADPAVQQRGAEARGAAKPARPLADGTRNTLVGDSGRLSELERLGSSFQNDFGGYRMGALGDMANAIARNTPGESPRADWWSGYQSLKNQVRNQLFGAALTATEAAEFEKADINPGMSPEAIRKNLQRQGEIVRGALGRRARSLVADGYGKEAIEQATGFSLGDLHGPNDAAPANAGKPGNNGKVDTVPNPLGGGSAPSGVPPLPPGFKVVQ